One genomic region from Colletotrichum lupini chromosome 7, complete sequence encodes:
- a CDS encoding flavocytochrome c, which produces MFIRPIRRYIIALVFGIFAAILGMLYHRPISKALNILSHTARFSSLAHMAQSTRKPVIVVGSGLAGLSAAQEALKAGVSVRMLDRAPKPGGNSIKASSGINGAGTRFQKAAGVDKDHLFYDDTVRSGGKRFAQGEGVVQRPKLVQLLTESSADAVTWLVDEIGVDLSVVAPLGGHSLARTHRGAGKTPPGAAIVTTLLKKLGENPEFQLTNSAEVTSLSVTDGVVNGVQYVQDGEQHRLDGAVVFAVGGFAGDANGLLAKYRPDLAGIPSTNDARPASHGILEAVGAEFVDMDSVQAHPTGFVDPKDPEVRYKILAAEMLRGEGGILLSNKGERFVNEMETREHVSKAIMNLPPKEDGDVKQWDITLLMDPGAIEVSEGHLGFYLWKGLMEKKKVKDLSPAVIAAVDEYAAAVASGTDSAFGRRTFGRWRLPAGEANREEEVCVGRVTPITHFTMGGASFNENAQVLRKDKTAVDGLWAAGEITGGIHGDNRLGGSSLLECVVYGRIAGQQAAKAATGS; this is translated from the coding sequence ATGTTCATCCGTCCGATCCGCCGCTACATCATTGCTCTCGTCTTTGGCATATTCGCAGCCATCCTGGGCATGCTATACCACCGTCCCATCAGCAAGGCATTGAACATACTCTCACACACCGCACGATTCTCATCATTGGCTCATATGGCGCAATCAACCCGCAAACCAGTCATTGTCGTCGGCTCCGGCCTAGCTGGTCTGTCCGCAGCACAGGAGGCGCTCAAGGCCGGTGTATCGGTCCGGATGCTCGACCGTGCGCCGAAGCCTGGCGGCAACAGCATTAAGGCATCGTCCGGCATCAACGGCGCCGGGACCCGCTTCCAAAAGGCTGCCGGTGTGGACAAGGATCACCTCTTTTACGACGACACTGTCCGTTCTGGTGGCAAGCGATTCGCCCAAGGCGAGGGTGTGGTTCAGCGCCCGAAGCTCGTCCAGCTCTTGACTGAGAGCTCTGCGGATGCTGTCACCTGGCTCGTCGATGAAATTGGTGTTGATCTGAGCGTTGTTGCCCCTCTCGGTGGACACTCCCTTGCTCGAACCCACCGAGGGGCCGGCAAGACCCCGCCAGGAGCAGCCATCGTGACGACCCTGCTCAAGAAGCTTGGGGAGAATCCCGAGTTCCAACTTACAAATTCTGCTGAGGTCACATCGCTCAGTGTCACCGATGGCGTCGTGAATGGTGTGCAATACGTACAAGACGGCGAGCAGCACCGCTTGGATGGTGCCGTGGTGTTTGCCGTCGGTGGATTTGCCGGTGACGCTAACGGACTTCTCGCTAAGTACCGCCCGGACCTGGCAGGCATTCCATCAACGAACGATGCACGACCGGCTTCTCATGGTATATTGGAAGCGGTCGGCGCAGAGTTTGTCGACATGGACAGCGTACAGGCACACCCGACAGGGTTCGTCGACCCCAAAGACCCCGAGGTCCGGTACAAGATTCTTGCGGCCGAGATGCTACGCGGAGAGGGCGGCATTCTGCTGTCGAACAAGGGCGAGAGATTCGTGAACGAGATGGAGACGAGGGAACACGTCAGTAAAGCAATTATGAACCTTCCACCGAAGGAGGACGGCGACGTCAAGCAGTGGGACATCACCTTGCTCATGGACCCCGGTGCGATTGAGGTCTCTGAGGGTCATTTGGGTTTCTACCTGTGGAAGGGCCTgatggagaagaagaaggttaAGGACTTGAGTCCAGCTGTCATTGCCGCGGTAGACGAGTACGCCGCGGCTGTTGCGTCAGGCACCGATTCGGCCTTTGGAAGACGGACATTTGGCCGATGGAGACTTCCGGCTGGCGAGGCCAACCGCGAAGAGGAAGTATGCGTGGGCCGCGTCACGCCCATCACTCATTTCACGATGGGAGGCGCATCTTTCAACGAAAATGCCCAAGTGCTGAGGAAGGACAAGACAGCTGTCGATGGCCTGTGGGCTGCTGGAGAAATTACTGGCGGCATCCATGGCGACAACCGCCTGGGAGGTTCATCACTGCTCGAATGCGTGGTCTACGGAAGAATAGCAGGACAACAGGCCGCCAAGGCCGCGACAGGTTCATGA
- a CDS encoding GPR1/FUN34/yaaH family protein gives MATHEAHHNAVPPQDVEKDVHTSGADHYNGANGAQVGQNTYSRQAGPFSRVADYRNMTEGEAQAFGGSLQPGVWKPYEHRKFANPAPLGLSAFALTTFVLSCVNLHARGVTAPNIAVPLAFGYGGLVQLLAGMWVLKTSPTSHLNRLHDVSRKRKLREMAVGNTFGATALSSYGGFWIAYGILLTPNWGIIAADGPYAANYSDHYSAVGFFLTGWFIFTTLLLLCTLRSTVVFFSLFFTLDLAFLFLACENYAANNGALTASRNLQICGGTFGMLAAFLAWYCALAGLQDDSNSFFQVPVFHLPWSDKGKEIRRAKSNVA, from the exons ATGGCCACACACGAGGCTCACCACAACGCCGTCCCTCCACAGGACGTGGAGAAGGATGTGCATACCTCTGGTGCCGACCACTACAATGGTGCCAATGGTGCTCAAGTAGGCCAAAACACATACTCACGACAAGCCGGGCCTTTCTCCCGCGTTGCCGACTACCGGAACATGACTGAAGGAGAAGCGCAGGCATTCGGTGGTTCGCTCCAACCCGGTGTATGGAAGCCGTACGAACACAGAAAGTTCGCAAACCCAGCACCACTCGGTCTCTCAGCCTTCGCCCTCACGACGTTCGTCCTTTCTTGCGTCAACCTCCACGCTCGCGGCGTGACTGCGCCCAACATTGCCGTCCCCCTCGCCTTTGGATACGGAGGTCTGGTCCAGCTCCTCGCTGGCATGTG GGTCCTCAAAACTTCCCCAACATCTCATCTCAACCGTCTCCACGATGTCTCCCGCAAGCGGAAGCTCCG GGAGATGGCCGTCGGCAACACCTTTGGTGCCACTGCTCTCTCATCGTACGGCGGCTTCTGGATCGCATACGGCATCCTCTTGACCCCCAACTGGGGCATCATCGCCGCGGACGGCCCCTATGCCGCGAACTACTCTGATCACTACTCAGCTGTCGGTTTCTTCCTGACGGGCTGGTTCATCTTCACGACGCTGCTGCTCCTCTGCACCCTGCGCTCGACCGTGGTCTTCTTCTCCCTCTTCTTCACCCTCGATTTagccttcctcttcctcgcctGCGAGAACTACGCCGCCAACAACGGTGCGTTGACCGCGTCGCGCAACCTGCAGATTTGCGGTGGTACTTTTGGTATGCTTGCCGCGTTTTTGGCGTGGTATTGCGCTCTGGCAGGTCTTCAGGACGATAG CAACTCCTTCTTCCAGGTTCCTGTCTTCCACCTCCCGTGGTCCGACAAGGGCAAGGAGATTCGCCGGGCCAAGAGCAACGTCGCCTAA
- a CDS encoding averantin oxidoreductase gives MMFIAVESVTTYHGLLLIPCAIIITIFYYTALAIYNIYFHPLSSFPGPRLAAATPWWTALSYLNGRTPYDLLELHNTYGPVVRTSPDSLSYIKAPQWKEIYGHKAPGQLEFSKDSKYHSALKGDAVIINADREYHSYIRRLFAHGFSEKAMREQEEVLKGFVDVLFAKLGEVGEGGRPVDVVEWYNFLTFDFIGFLTFGESFDCLTTSTLHTWVQIFFALAKFMSFHQAISRLPKLLQLPATLLTMPKTISKDVKTLNELQSEKVQHRLKTEATVPDFMERLISAYNAGKMSYKQLEGNSQILIAAGSETTATLLAGLTYLLTQNPRVLAKLTSEVRSTFSHPDEITFTGVNSCKYLLACIEEALRVYPPSPQPHHRIVPAGGATVDGVFLPEGTAVSIPIYAASHSPLNWTLPEEFIPERWMTTKDDGNKDGAADEDVDVRLFAGDQHDASQPFQVGPRKCIGRNLAYAEIKIIMARLLWQFDIENATEGDWIGTQKVFMVWEKAPLWVKLHPVQRD, from the exons ATGATGTTTATCGCTGTCGAGTCTGTAACCACGTATCACGGGCTGTTGCTCATCCCGTGTGCTATCATTATC ACCATCTTCTACTACACTGCACTCGCCATCTATAACATCTACTTCCACCCCCTCTCCTCCTTCCCAGGCCCACGTCTCGCAGCGGCAACACCATGGTGGACAGCACTCTCCTACCTAAACGGCCGCACTCCCTACGACCTTCTCGAGCTACACAACACCTACGGCCCCGTCGTGCGCACTTCTCCCGATTCCCTGTCGTACATCAAGGCGCCGCAGTGGAAGGAGATTTACGGGCACAAGGCGCCCGGTCAGCTCGAGTTCAGTAAGGACAGTAAGTATCATTCTGCGCTCAAGGGCGATGCAGTGATTATAAATGCGGACCGGGAGTATCATTCGTACATTCGTAGGTTGTTCGCGCATGGCTTCTCGGAGAAGGCTATGAGGGAGCAGGAGGAGGTGTTGAAGGGGTTTGTTGATGTCTTGTTTGCGAAGCTTGGGGAGGTGGGGGAGGGAGGACGGCCTGTTGATGTTGTGGAATGGTATAAT TTTCTCACCTTCGACTTCATCGGATTCCTCA CCTTTGGCGAGTCGTTTGACTGCTTGACAACGTCGACCCTTCACACTTGGGTCCAGATCTTCTTCGCCCTGGCGAAGTTCATGTCCTTCCACCAGGCCATCTCCCGTCTCCCCAAGTTGCTCCAGCTTCCCGCGACGCTGTTGACGATGCCGAAGACTATTTCTAAGGATGTGAAGACGCTGAATGAACTTCAGAGT GAGAAGGTCCAGCACCGGCTCAAGACGGAAGCAACCGTCCCTGATTTCATGGAGAGGTTGATTTCGGCGTACAACGCGGGGAAAATGTCGTATAAACAACTCGAAGGGAACTCCCAGATCCTCATCGCTGCCGGGAGCGAGACCACGGCGACTTTGCTCGCAG GACTCACATACCTCCTCACCCAGAACCCCCGCGTTCTCGCCAAACTCACAAGTGAAGTTCGCTCAACCTTTTCCCACCCAGACGAAATCACCTTCACGGGCGTCAATAGCTGCAAGTACCTCCTCGCCTGTATCGAAGAGGCTCTCCGCGTCTACCCGCCCTCCCCGCAACCGCACCACCGCATCGTGCCCGCCGGCGGCGCGACCGTCGACGGCGTTTTCTTGCCCGAGGGCACGGCAGTCAGCATTCCCATCTACGCTGCCTCGCACAGCCCCCTCAACTGGACGCTGCCGGAGGAGTTTATCCCTGAACGATGGATGACTACAAAGGATGATGGCAACAAGGACGGAGCAGCCGATGAGGATGTGGATGTTCGGCTGTTTGCTGGAGACCAGCATGATGCGTCGCAGCCGTTCCAGGTTGGGCCGCGCAAATGTATTGGTAGGAATTTGGCTTATGCCGAGATTAAAATCATCATGGCGAGGTTGTTGTGGCAGTTTGATATTGAGAATGCTACAGAGGGGGATTGGATTGGGACGCAGAAGGTGTTCATGGTCTGGGAGAAGGCACCGTTGTGGGTGAAGCTGCATCCTGTGCAAAGAGATTGA
- a CDS encoding subtilisin Carlsberg — protein sequence MRFSSNASLLLGLLASASHAVVAADDTAAPAAPAVNEDAFVQGAYIVELNGEQDPSALYDELRSDGLAVKPRLDLKFGLFNGASFSVDDAGEPDITTAKIADKLSVKGVWPVRKIKMPKPVGTSIGRNGTASSAALLRSLKDRRDEAAKDTYSTHVMTQVDKLREAGFTGKGIKVAIVDTGVDYRHPALGGCFGEGCHVAYGWDFTGDNYYESSDAPTPDADPLDTCQGHGTHVAGIIMAQENELGFTGAAPDVTLGAYKVSGCAGYTTSEILVSAFYRAYEDGSDVISCSAGDDSGWASDAAGVAVSRIAEAGIPVVVAAGNSGNLGVWAVASPASGKAVAGIGSVDNTILPNLMKRGTFVNETGEFAFGWADSTPVTTANVTLRLWIASANITACNPIPADIDLTDSIPLISMDAGCQSDVQAVNLLARGAKYILFYPASESLYPPYVYTEGILGIGMVMPRQAQEWKAHAENVTITIGPPKTSGLFAEPITNGPTAGYTSPFSSYGPTWELDVKPQFTAPGGGILSTWTWDQGEYMVNPGTSMSTPFVAAVYALVGQVRGTLDQETLRSVIAATAQPKAWNDGTVAHDDILAPVPQQGAGLVQAWDAAHATTILGSTGISFNDTDHFVGEHTFSVKNTAAEEVTYKLGHAKSVTVYTFTPGEAQLNVARAPPPTVDEWATINFETESLIVPAGGSADVKFTAVPPSGLNATLLPVYSGYITLEGSNGETLSVPYLGVGGSMRETPVLVPGLGLNGVYLSSTDNHFLIPVAANRTFTIPRPGSTGSAIYPKMVVTPTVGTTDLHVELVALGRSGNSTLKVTDVLGYPTLGALPQSPVAYAHRFGYTWNFGGFLADRTVVPEGSYAFIARALRIFGDASKEEDWDVVETVPFILKYLA from the exons ATGAGGTTCTCCTCCAACGCCTCCCTTTTGCTAGGGCTTCTCGCCTCTGCATCGCATGCTGTCGTTGCCGCCGACGATACTGCCGCGCCCGCAGCACCCGCGGTCAACGAAGATGCCTTCGTCCAGGGCGCATACATCGTCGAGCTCAACGGCGAACAGGACCCCTCCGCTCTCTACGACGAGCTGCGTTCCGACGGTCTTGCCGTGAAGCCCCGCCTAGACCTCAAGTTCGGCCTCTTCAATGGTGCCTCCTTCAGCGTCGACGACGCCGGCGAGCCCGACATCACCACCGCCAAGATCGCAGATAAGCTCAGCGTCAAGGGCGTCTGGCCGGTCCGCAAGATCAAGATGCCCAAGCCCGTGGGCACATCCATCGGCCGCAACGGGACCGCTTCCAGCGCTGCACTCCTGCGCTCCCTCAAGGACAGACGTGACGAGGCCGCCAAGGACACCTACAGCACCCACGTCATGACGCAGGTCGACAAGCTCCGCGAGGCCGGGTTCACGGGCAAGGGCATCAAGGTCGCCATCGTCGACACTGGTGTGGACTACAGACACCCTGCCCTAGGCGGTTGCTTTGGCGAGGGCTGCCACGTCGCGTACGGCTGGGACTTTACGGGGGACAACTACTATGAGAGCTCCGACGCGCCTACTCCTGACGCGGATCCCCTTGATACCTGCCAGGGCCACGGTACGCACGTCGCGGGTATCATCATGGCGCAGGAGAACGAGCTTGGCTTCACGGGTGCTGCGCCAGATGTCACGCTCGGCGCGTACAAGGTCAGCGGTTGCGCTGGGTACACGACGAGCGAGATTTTGGTATCTGCTTTCTACCGCGCCTACGAGGACGGGAGCGACGTCATCTCGTGCTCTGCGGGCGACGATTCAGGTTGGGCGAGCGATGCTGCCGGCGTCGCTGTCTCGCGCATCGCTGAGGCTGGTATTCCCGTCGTCGTTGCGGCTGGTAACTCTGGTAACTTGGGAGTCTGGGCTGTGGCCTCGCCGGCATCCGGAAAGGCTGTTGCTGGCATTGGGTCCGTTGACAATACCATTCTGCCGAACCTCATGAAGCGCGGCACATTCGTTAACGAGACGGGCGAGTTTGCCTTTGGGTGGGCTGACAGCACCCCCGTCACCACTGCGAACGTGACTCTGCGTCTGTGGATTGCGAGCGCAAATATCACGGCCTGCAACCCAATCCCTGCAGATATCGACTTGACTGATTCTATTCCCTTGATCTCCATGGACGCAGGGTGTCAATCCGACGTCCAGGCCGTGAACCTCCTCGCCAGAGGCGCGAAGTATATCCTTTTCTATCCTGCTAGCGAGTC GTTATATCCCCCGTACGTCTACACCGAGGGCATCCTTGGCATCGGAATGGTCATGCCCCGCCAGGCCCAGGAGTGGAAAGCCCACGCCGAAAACGTCACCATCACCATCGGACCGCCCAAGACCTCCGGCCTCTTCGCCGAGCCCATCACAAATGGCCCGACCGCCGGGTACACCAGCCCATTCTCTAGCTACGGCCCAACTTGGGAACTCGACGTGAAGCCCCAGTTCACCGCCCCCGGCGGAGGCATTCTCTCTACCTGGACTTGGGACCAGGGCGAGTACATGGTCAACCCCGGCACCTCCATGTCTACTCCCTTCGTCGCCGCCGTCTACGCTCTCGTTGGACAGGTCCGCGGTACCCTTGACCAGGAGACCCTACGCTCCGTCATTGCTGCCACTGCTCAGCCGAAGGCCTGGAACGATGGCACCGTTGCTCACGATGACATTCTGGCTCCTGTACCGCAGCAGGGCGCCGGCCTCGTACAGGCTTGGGACGCTGCGCACGCCACTACGATCCTCGGCTCGACGGGCATCTCCTTCAACGATACAGACCACTTCGTCGGCGAGCACACCTTCAGCGTGAAGAACACCGCCGCCGAAGAGGTCACCTACAAGCTCGGCCACGCCAAGTCCGTGACCGTATACACCTTCACCCCGGGCGAAGCCCAGCTTAACGTCGCCCGTGCCCCGCCCCCGACCGTCGACGAGTGGGCGACAATCAACTTCGAGACTGAATCCCTAATCGTCCCCGCCGGCGGCAGCGCTGACGTCAAGTTCACCGCCGTGCCTCCCTCCGGCCTGAACGCCACGCTCTTGCCCGTGTACAGCGGATACATAACCCTCGAAGGAAGCAACGGCGAGACCTTGTCCGTACCATACCTCGGTGTCGGCGGAAGTATGCGTGAAACCCCCGTCCTGGTCCCCGGCCTCGGCCTGAACGGTGTCTACCTCTCCTCCACGGACAACCACTTCCTCATTCCCGTCGCTGCGAACCGGACCTTCACCATCCCGCGCCCCGGATCTACGGGCAGTGCCATCTACCCCAAGATGGTCGTGACCCCGACCGTCGGCACAACCGATCTGCACGTAGAGCTCGTGGCCCTCGGCAGAAGCGGCAACTCTACGCTCAAGGTCACTGATGTGCTCGGGTACCCGACCCTCGGCGCGCTGCCGCAGTCGCCTGTTGCGTATGCGCACAGGTTCGGGTACACCTGGAACTTTGGCGGCTTCTTGGCCGATCGGACTGTTGTACCCGAGGGTAGCTACGCATTTATTGCACGCGCGTTGAGGATTTTTGGGGATGCGAGCAAGGAGGAGGATTGGGATGTTGTTGAGACTGTGCCGTTCATCTTGAAGTATCTTGCATAA